A single region of the Drosophila takahashii strain IR98-3 E-12201 chromosome 2R, DtakHiC1v2, whole genome shotgun sequence genome encodes:
- the LOC138912574 gene encoding uncharacterized protein isoform X4 has protein sequence MPVPMIQGSAVPASSPERILGPRLQLLHLHPIRIFLRLRKHGLAHSGFIAGTKTRLLPVRGASTSSEVSFDLDALVPQLVHRDGFFRREASCCITWT, from the exons ATGCCGGTACCCATGATCCAGGGCTCCGCAGTGCCAGCATCCAGCCCGGAACGGATTCTTGGTCCTCGCTTGCAGCTCCTCCACCTCCATCCCATTCGGATCTTCCTGCGTCTCCGAAAGCACGGCCTTGCTCACTCTGGGTTTATCGCCGGGACCAAAACGCGATTGTTGCCCGTACGTGGCGCGTCCACGTCGTCCGAAGTTTCGTTCGACCTCGATGCACTCGTCCCGCAGCTCGTCCACCGTGA TGGTTTTTTCAGGCGAGAGGCCAGCTGCTGTATCACGTGGACGTAA
- the LOC138912574 gene encoding uncharacterized protein isoform X2, whose translation MKNRLLKSACTRTCAVVNAIFKDSTASWASGLNENFKFPVFFSDSVSGAANVAKFFMKRSGILLIAATRPGSIRRRPPPTIKHRHSATRRRYLKWVWISGASINRLSRYTKTFKRISSGITRSMSLTNRCAALQSPKGITRNG comes from the exons ATGAAGAACCGCCTCTTGAAGTCCGCATGCACCAGGACTTGTGCAGTCGTTAACGCCATCTTTAAGGACTCTACGGCCAGCTGGGCCTCTGGACTCAATGAAAACTTCAAGTTTCCAGTTTTCTTCAGCGATTCGGTGAGCGGGGCGGCCAACGTCGCGAAGTTCTTTATGAAGC GCTCCGGCATCCTCCTGATTGCGGCTACTCGTCCTGGATCCATCCGTAGACGACCTCCACCAACGATAAAACACAG GCATTCTGCGACTAGACGAAGGTATTTGAAATGGGTCTGGATATCTGGAGCCAGTATCAACAGATTATCTAGATACACAAAGACGTTCAAACGGATCTCATCTGGGATCACTCGGTCCATGAGTCTCACCAACCGCTGCGCCGCGTTGCAGAGTCCGAAGGGCATCACCCGGAACGGGTAG
- the LOC138912574 gene encoding uncharacterized protein isoform X1 yields the protein MKNRLLKSACTRTCAVVNAIFKDSTASWASGLNENFKFPVFFSDSVSGAANVAKFFMKRRYHSAVPRNALTSFIDLGSGILLIAATRPGSIRRRPPPTIKHRHSATRRRYLKWVWISGASINRLSRYTKTFKRISSGITRSMSLTNRCAALQSPKGITRNG from the exons ATGAAGAACCGCCTCTTGAAGTCCGCATGCACCAGGACTTGTGCAGTCGTTAACGCCATCTTTAAGGACTCTACGGCCAGCTGGGCCTCTGGACTCAATGAAAACTTCAAGTTTCCAGTTTTCTTCAGCGATTCGGTGAGCGGGGCGGCCAACGTCGCGAAGTTCTTTATGAAGCGTCGGTATCATTCAGCAGTCCCAAGAAACGCTCTCACCTCCTTCATTGATTTAGGCTCCGGCATCCTCCTGATTGCGGCTACTCGTCCTGGATCCATCCGTAGACGACCTCCACCAACGATAAAACACAG GCATTCTGCGACTAGACGAAGGTATTTGAAATGGGTCTGGATATCTGGAGCCAGTATCAACAGATTATCTAGATACACAAAGACGTTCAAACGGATCTCATCTGGGATCACTCGGTCCATGAGTCTCACCAACCGCTGCGCCGCGTTGCAGAGTCCGAAGGGCATCACCCGGAACGGGTAG
- the LOC138912574 gene encoding uncharacterized protein isoform X3: protein MMAVIPISPSTLMVMDVILKRIRGEAFFQIFKVTKTNNRRPRSIRNREMLRQRGKHRGRKARQMDRRSISQQGAADSIATRTHIKSMSRIYNSENQS from the exons ATgatggctgtaataccgatcaGTCCTTCAACGTTGAtggtgatggacgtgattctcaagcggataagaggtgaagcctttttccaaatattcaaag TGACCAAGACTAACAACAGGAGACCGCGAAGCATTAGGAATCGAGAAATGTTGCGTCAACGAGGGAAGCATCGCGGGAGAAAAGCGAGACAGATGGATAGGCGCAGTATATCTCAACAAGGAGCTGCTGACTCAATAGCTACAAGGACACATATAAAGTCAATGTCCAGGATATACAACAGTGAAAACCAGTCATGA